In Acaryochloris marina S15, a single genomic region encodes these proteins:
- a CDS encoding type IV pilin-like G/H family protein has translation MESPTSDKSSTNNTWPGTWEFTDPTSGQTITFILQPNQKLYFIAPDPVTAKDKVFEIPLTKVSDKTDLPENIKPISLVDTITNQATKAREASAQSTLGAVNRAQQAYRLENPTFATSNKELQLGRFDDESFDIKIVSGDANRAYATATSKRSDTRSFSGVVTVKDGITNAYICVTESASQTPPPINCEP, from the coding sequence ATGGAGAGCCCAACTAGTGACAAATCGTCTACAAACAATACTTGGCCAGGAACTTGGGAATTTACTGATCCAACCAGTGGGCAAACGATTACCTTCATATTGCAACCTAATCAAAAGTTATATTTTATTGCTCCTGATCCAGTAACGGCCAAGGACAAAGTATTTGAAATTCCACTCACAAAAGTTTCTGATAAGACAGACTTACCTGAGAACATCAAACCCATTTCTTTAGTCGATACCATCACTAATCAGGCAACCAAAGCGCGCGAAGCCTCTGCCCAAAGTACGCTTGGTGCTGTAAATAGAGCCCAACAGGCTTATCGACTTGAGAATCCAACTTTTGCGACTTCCAATAAAGAGTTGCAACTTGGACGTTTTGACGACGAATCTTTCGATATTAAAATTGTCTCAGGTGATGCTAACCGAGCTTATGCAACAGCGACATCCAAACGCTCAGACACTAGGAGTTTTAGTGGTGTCGTCACTGTAAAAGATGGTATTACCAATGCGTATATCTGTGTGACGGAATCCGCATCCCAAACCCCTCCTCCTATAAATTGTGAACCATAG